In one Lachnospiraceae bacterium GAM79 genomic region, the following are encoded:
- a CDS encoding M23 family metallopeptidase, with translation MKKFLNVIKRNIFYIALIAGMVALVGLVALYNVKTQSDDENAVSSEAVEETADRSNLGTTEAVKETLGGTAKAENKTEATTEKSSEVETGANAAKVEEQIELNYDGSTALMWPLNGNVIIPFSMDTTVFYETLNQYKCNAGIVLEAAENDKVSAAYKCKITEITSTPEFGNVVKASLGNGYEVMYGQLKDINVSVGQVVDAGCTIGTVAEPSRYYSKEGTNLYFAITKDGKPVDPVSLIEGE, from the coding sequence ATGAAGAAATTTTTGAATGTTATTAAGAGAAATATTTTCTACATTGCCCTGATCGCCGGAATGGTGGCACTTGTAGGACTTGTAGCTCTATATAATGTGAAAACCCAGTCAGATGATGAAAATGCTGTCAGCTCGGAGGCAGTAGAAGAAACCGCAGACAGAAGCAATCTCGGAACAACAGAAGCAGTAAAAGAAACACTTGGCGGTACCGCCAAAGCAGAGAACAAGACAGAAGCAACAACAGAGAAAAGCTCAGAAGTAGAAACCGGAGCAAATGCTGCCAAGGTGGAAGAACAGATCGAACTGAACTATGACGGCAGTACAGCTCTTATGTGGCCACTAAACGGAAACGTGATCATACCATTCAGCATGGACACCACAGTATTTTACGAGACATTAAACCAGTACAAATGTAATGCCGGAATCGTATTGGAAGCAGCCGAAAATGATAAAGTATCAGCCGCTTACAAATGTAAGATCACAGAGATCACAAGCACACCGGAATTTGGAAATGTGGTAAAGGCATCCCTTGGGAATGGCTATGAAGTCATGTATGGACAGCTTAAGGATATCAATGTATCCGTTGGTCAGGTGGTAGATGCCGGCTGCACCATTGGCACTGTAGCAGAACCAAGCCGTTATTATTCAAAAGAAGGAACAAATCTGTATTTCGCAATCACCAAAGATGGCAAACCGGTCGATCCTGTATCATTGATCGAAGGGGAATAA
- a CDS encoding ABC transporter permease subunit, which produces MNNFLKSECYKVIHRAYPYTLLIIGVVIAILINVSVWYAIHVIRIPFTIEGADIMNAGLYMMATIVWYCIIFTTDIGFSGEWRNNTMKNIVSFGTSRNTIFFGKCIVNTLLLLIGIVVVSAAYLLTNYICFRHDGSLTASAYQNYFLRFVIMLPMIIAGQTMASSLCMFFSTDLLWCGIYAVVVALLPNGIMLFYAIFPEVEALRIIYTNLPTVCLTAVAWQTLTTGLIVHAMEIAAVLLILPTVISLLVFQRKEIK; this is translated from the coding sequence TTGAATAATTTCCTCAAAAGCGAATGTTACAAAGTAATCCATCGGGCTTATCCATATACCCTGCTCATAATCGGAGTGGTCATTGCCATTTTGATCAACGTATCTGTCTGGTATGCCATCCATGTTATCCGGATCCCATTTACGATTGAAGGTGCAGATATTATGAATGCCGGTCTGTACATGATGGCAACGATCGTCTGGTACTGCATTATTTTCACCACCGATATCGGTTTCTCCGGTGAATGGAGGAATAATACGATGAAGAATATCGTGTCATTCGGAACCAGCCGAAACACAATTTTTTTTGGCAAATGTATCGTGAATACACTATTGCTGCTTATCGGAATCGTTGTGGTATCTGCAGCCTATCTGCTGACGAATTACATCTGTTTTCGTCATGATGGAAGTCTGACCGCTTCGGCATATCAGAATTATTTTCTGCGTTTTGTGATCATGCTTCCTATGATCATCGCCGGACAGACAATGGCATCCTCCCTGTGCATGTTCTTCTCCACAGACCTTCTGTGGTGCGGTATCTATGCTGTAGTCGTTGCCCTGCTGCCAAATGGCATCATGCTTTTCTATGCCATTTTCCCGGAAGTAGAAGCACTCCGTATCATCTACACCAATCTTCCTACCGTCTGCCTGACCGCTGTTGCATGGCAGACACTAACCACCGGCCTGATTGTTCACGCTATGGAGATCGCCGCCGTACTTCTGATCCTGCCAACCGTTATTTCCCTGTTGGTGTTCCAGAGGAAGGAGATAAAATAA
- a CDS encoding ABC transporter ATP-binding protein: MAEVIAKATDVEVIYGDKPALDKINMSVKKGDIYALIGKNGAGKTTLLRLFTGQNAPDYGSIELFGKKGTHGLNEARKRTGAIIETPAFYPFFSAERNLEYYRIQRGIDDPSIVETVLKETGLYEAKDKKFKNFSLGMKQRLGIALSLMHDPEFLILDEPINGLDPAGIVEMRKLMLRLNKENGLTIIISSHILSELANMATCYGFIDHGQILQEMSAEELEAKEKSYVKVRTSDGEKAAECLSKELQLDASYNADDDTIYIYFENNTVYPTEKISRFLFEKRYDLYSLEIVKTTLEDFFIELLGGTTIE, translated from the coding sequence ATGGCAGAAGTCATTGCAAAAGCAACAGATGTAGAAGTGATATACGGTGATAAGCCTGCACTTGATAAGATAAATATGTCCGTGAAAAAGGGCGACATTTATGCTCTGATCGGTAAAAACGGTGCAGGAAAAACGACACTTCTCCGCCTGTTTACCGGACAGAATGCTCCTGATTATGGCAGCATTGAACTTTTTGGCAAGAAGGGAACACATGGACTAAATGAAGCCCGGAAAAGAACCGGTGCTATCATCGAAACTCCGGCATTTTATCCATTTTTCTCTGCAGAACGCAATCTGGAATATTACCGTATCCAACGCGGAATCGACGATCCATCCATTGTTGAAACAGTTCTGAAGGAAACGGGACTCTACGAAGCTAAGGATAAAAAGTTTAAAAATTTCTCTCTCGGCATGAAGCAGCGTCTGGGAATCGCCCTGTCGCTCATGCACGATCCGGAATTTCTGATCTTAGATGAGCCGATCAATGGTCTGGATCCTGCCGGCATCGTCGAAATGCGAAAGCTGATGCTGCGGCTGAACAAAGAGAACGGACTCACGATCATCATTTCCTCGCATATTCTATCCGAGCTTGCAAATATGGCAACATGCTACGGGTTCATCGATCACGGTCAGATCTTACAGGAAATGTCTGCTGAAGAATTAGAAGCAAAAGAAAAAAGCTATGTAAAGGTGCGTACCAGTGATGGTGAAAAAGCTGCTGAATGTCTTTCAAAAGAGCTCCAACTCGACGCATCCTACAATGCAGATGATGATACCATTTATATTTATTTTGAAAACAACACGGTTTACCCAACTGAGAAGATCAGCCGTTTCTTATTTGAAAAGAGATATGATCTGTACTCACTGGAGATTGTGAAAACCACACTGGAAGATTTCTTTATTGAACTGTTAGGAGGGACAACGATTGAATAA
- a CDS encoding DUF4097 domain-containing protein: MSKSKKAVIVASIFIVVGVIIVFLSFAINGFHFPNGSVDLLGMKALPDYVKKTVQIKDDFNAIDIAGEASTDVMIKNSDNGTNYIEYYDTDGLTNHAEVVDGVLTFRCEDKRTHHPTISLGFGQDTTTVVYLADKEYESIQVATASGDIDYLYSHKTDGKPVFNASYTSLKTNSGDIHIADIEANTLTVKTTSGDISISNGSFTTKLELHASSGDIQLNRITTDQAEFYTTSGYVSASDITANTSLSSNTTSGDIDMSITAADAISISATSGDIDLDLASDRSYSFLADTQSGDVDIPHGANYSEYECGVSTTSGDISIRQK, translated from the coding sequence ATGAGTAAATCCAAAAAAGCAGTTATTGTTGCTTCTATATTTATAGTGGTCGGCGTCATTATCGTATTCTTAAGTTTTGCAATTAACGGATTCCATTTTCCAAATGGTTCTGTCGACCTGCTCGGTATGAAAGCCTTGCCGGACTATGTGAAGAAAACAGTTCAGATCAAAGATGATTTCAACGCCATTGACATCGCAGGCGAAGCATCTACCGACGTCATGATCAAAAACTCCGACAACGGAACGAATTACATCGAATATTATGATACAGATGGTCTGACCAACCATGCAGAGGTTGTTGACGGCGTGCTCACCTTCCGCTGCGAAGACAAACGTACCCACCATCCGACAATCTCACTCGGATTTGGTCAGGATACTACTACCGTTGTTTATCTGGCAGATAAAGAATACGAATCTATCCAGGTAGCCACAGCAAGTGGAGATATCGACTATCTGTATTCTCACAAGACTGATGGCAAGCCAGTGTTTAACGCTTCATATACCAGTCTTAAGACAAACAGCGGTGACATCCATATCGCAGATATCGAAGCTAATACCCTCACAGTCAAAACTACATCGGGTGATATCTCTATCAGCAATGGTTCATTTACAACTAAGCTGGAGCTTCATGCCTCAAGCGGTGATATCCAGTTGAACCGCATAACAACAGATCAGGCAGAATTCTATACCACAAGCGGCTATGTATCAGCCAGTGACATTACTGCTAATACCAGTCTTTCCAGTAATACGACGAGTGGCGATATTGATATGTCCATCACGGCCGCTGATGCGATCAGCATTTCTGCTACGAGCGGCGACATTGATCTGGATCTTGCTTCTGACCGAAGCTACAGTTTCTTAGCAGATACACAAAGTGGCGATGTTGATATTCCACATGGTGCAAATTATTCCGAATATGAATGTGGCGTCAGCACGACCAGCGGCGATATTAGCATCAGACAGAAGTAA
- a CDS encoding DUF1700 domain-containing protein produces MTKQEYLSAIRGKIRKMPADDINKFMDYYSEMIDDRMEDGLSEEDAVADMDAPDDVVDQILADMPLTKLVKEKIKPSHRLKAWEIILLILGSPIWAPLLLTAIVLVIAMAVVILALLLSFYAIVLSMAVAGIGGLLGVIPFFVTQNVPAALFMLGAAFAGIGLAILFVVAVKPVTIGIFKLYKASINGIKRMFVKER; encoded by the coding sequence ATGACTAAACAGGAATATTTGTCGGCGATCCGAGGAAAGATCCGGAAAATGCCGGCAGACGATATTAATAAATTTATGGATTATTATAGTGAAATGATCGATGACCGTATGGAAGATGGTCTGTCGGAGGAAGATGCGGTTGCCGATATGGATGCCCCGGACGATGTCGTTGACCAGATTCTGGCAGATATGCCACTAACGAAACTTGTGAAAGAAAAGATCAAACCATCCCACCGGTTAAAAGCATGGGAGATCATTTTGCTGATTCTTGGCTCTCCTATATGGGCTCCGCTGTTACTGACCGCGATCGTTCTGGTCATTGCCATGGCGGTTGTCATTTTGGCACTTCTCCTGTCCTTCTATGCGATCGTACTCTCGATGGCAGTTGCAGGTATCGGCGGGCTGCTGGGAGTTATTCCATTTTTTGTTACACAGAATGTTCCGGCTGCCCTTTTCATGCTTGGAGCTGCATTTGCCGGAATCGGACTTGCGATCCTGTTCGTCGTAGCCGTGAAGCCTGTTACGATCGGCATTTTCAAGCTGTACAAGGCATCCATCAATGGAATTAAGAGAATGTTTGTAAAGGAGAGATAA
- a CDS encoding PadR family transcriptional regulator yields the protein MDIQLKRGMLDVCVLAAIKDEDSYGYQIIKDMKPFVTISESTLYPILRRLEAGAFLTVRSVEHNGRLRKYYHITDAGKARIEEFKEEWKELESIYRFIIREENDND from the coding sequence ATGGATATTCAATTAAAACGCGGTATGCTGGATGTCTGTGTACTGGCTGCGATCAAGGATGAAGATTCTTATGGATATCAGATCATCAAGGACATGAAACCCTTTGTAACGATATCGGAATCTACATTGTATCCGATCCTGCGAAGACTGGAAGCCGGCGCATTCCTCACCGTTCGCTCCGTAGAACACAACGGACGGCTTCGGAAATACTATCATATTACCGATGCGGGCAAAGCACGAATCGAGGAATTCAAAGAAGAATGGAAAGAACTTGAATCTATATATCGTTTTATTATCAGAGAGGAGAATGACAATGACTAA
- the ileS gene encoding isoleucine--tRNA ligase: MYEKVSTKLNFVDREQKVLDFWKENQVFEKSVEETKDLPTYTFYDGPPTANGKPHIGHVLTRVIKDMIPRYQTMKGHNVVRKAGWDTHGLPVELEVEKLLGIDGKEQIEEYGLEPFIQKCKESVWKYKGMWEEFSGKVGFWADMDDPYVTYHNDFIESEWWALKKIWDQGLLYKGFKIVPYCPRCGTPLSSHEVAQGYKTVKERSAVVRFKVIGEDAYFLAWTTTPWTLPSNVALCVNPDETYVKVKAADGYTYYLAEALADKVLGSLAKEATDDTPAVPAYEILETYKGKDLEYKEYEPLYECVKPVCEKQHKKGHYITCDSYVTMTDGTGIVHIAPAFGEDDANVGRKYDLPFVQFVDGKGDLTEETPYAGIFVKDADPKVLVDLDKEGLLFDAPKFEHEYPHCWRCDTPLIYYARDTWFIKMTAVRDKLVKNNDTVNWIPESIGKGRFGDWLKNVQDWGLSRNRYWGTPLNIWECECGCRHAIGSIEELKSMSDNCPDEIELHRPFIDAVTIKCPECGKQMHRVSEVIDCWFDSGSMPFAQWHYPFENADIFEKHFPADFISEAVDQTRGWFYSLMAISTLLFDKAPFKNVIVLGHVQDKDGQKMSKSKGNAVDPMDALNKYGADAIRWYFYSNSAPWLPNRFHEDAVIECQRKFLGTLWNTYAFYVLYANIDNFNPLEHELDYEKLSLMDKWLLSKLNSTVKAVDENLAAYKIPETTRVLEEFVDDLSNWYVRRGRERYWAKGMEQDKVNAYMTLYTALVTISMTAAPMIPFMAEDIYQNLVRSIDKDAPLSVHLCEFPKVEEKMIDTDLEAAMDEILKIVVLGRAARNTANIKNRQPIGTMYVKAAKELTEDETAIVKDELNIKNVVFTEDIASFSSYTFKPQLRTVGPKYGKQLGGIKAYLSSVDGNAAMAELKEKGALTFDVNGTEVSLAEEDLLIDIAQTEGYVTEADGAVTVVIDTNLTEELLEEGFVREIVSKIQTMRKEAGFEVMDKITVYAEGSDKATGLMNANADSIKSDVMADALVTGSVDGYSKEWNINGEKVTLGVKKNA, translated from the coding sequence ATGTACGAAAAAGTATCGACCAAATTGAATTTCGTAGACAGAGAACAGAAGGTTCTGGATTTCTGGAAAGAAAATCAGGTATTTGAGAAGAGTGTGGAAGAAACAAAGGATCTTCCGACTTACACATTTTATGATGGACCTCCAACAGCAAACGGTAAGCCACATATCGGCCATGTGCTTACACGAGTTATCAAGGATATGATTCCAAGATATCAGACAATGAAGGGCCATAACGTAGTAAGAAAGGCAGGATGGGATACACATGGCCTTCCTGTAGAGTTGGAAGTTGAGAAACTTTTAGGAATCGATGGCAAAGAGCAGATCGAGGAATACGGTCTGGAGCCATTTATTCAGAAATGTAAAGAATCCGTATGGAAATACAAAGGTATGTGGGAAGAATTCTCCGGCAAGGTAGGATTCTGGGCAGATATGGATGATCCATATGTAACATACCACAATGATTTCATCGAGTCCGAGTGGTGGGCACTGAAGAAGATCTGGGATCAGGGACTTTTATACAAAGGCTTCAAGATCGTGCCATATTGTCCGCGTTGCGGAACTCCACTGTCAAGCCACGAAGTAGCACAGGGTTATAAGACTGTAAAGGAACGTTCCGCAGTTGTAAGATTCAAGGTTATCGGCGAAGATGCATATTTCCTTGCATGGACAACTACACCTTGGACACTTCCATCAAACGTAGCCCTCTGTGTAAATCCGGATGAGACTTATGTCAAAGTAAAGGCAGCAGACGGATATACCTATTATCTGGCAGAAGCACTGGCAGACAAGGTACTCGGTTCCCTTGCAAAGGAGGCTACAGACGATACACCTGCTGTACCTGCATATGAAATTCTGGAGACATACAAAGGAAAAGATCTGGAATACAAAGAGTACGAACCATTATATGAGTGCGTAAAGCCTGTATGCGAGAAGCAACATAAGAAGGGTCACTACATCACATGTGATTCTTATGTAACTATGACAGATGGTACAGGTATCGTTCATATCGCACCTGCATTTGGTGAGGACGACGCAAATGTAGGAAGAAAGTACGATCTTCCATTTGTACAGTTCGTAGATGGCAAGGGTGATCTGACAGAGGAAACCCCTTATGCGGGAATCTTCGTAAAGGATGCAGATCCAAAGGTATTGGTTGACCTTGACAAAGAAGGACTTCTGTTCGACGCACCAAAGTTCGAGCATGAATATCCACACTGCTGGAGATGTGATACTCCGCTGATCTACTACGCAAGAGATACCTGGTTTATCAAGATGACAGCAGTCAGAGATAAGCTGGTTAAGAATAACGACACCGTAAACTGGATCCCTGAGAGCATTGGTAAGGGACGTTTCGGTGACTGGTTAAAGAATGTACAGGATTGGGGACTTTCCCGTAACCGTTATTGGGGAACTCCGTTAAATATCTGGGAATGTGAATGCGGATGCCGTCATGCGATCGGTTCGATCGAAGAATTAAAGAGCATGAGCGACAACTGCCCGGATGAGATCGAGCTGCACCGTCCGTTCATCGACGCTGTAACGATCAAATGTCCGGAGTGCGGTAAGCAGATGCACAGAGTATCTGAAGTTATCGACTGCTGGTTCGATTCAGGTTCCATGCCATTTGCACAGTGGCATTATCCGTTTGAGAATGCAGACATCTTCGAGAAGCATTTCCCTGCTGACTTCATCAGCGAGGCAGTTGACCAGACAAGAGGATGGTTCTATTCTCTGATGGCGATCTCAACCCTGTTATTTGACAAGGCTCCGTTCAAGAATGTAATTGTCCTCGGACATGTACAGGATAAGGATGGACAGAAGATGAGTAAGTCCAAGGGAAATGCCGTAGATCCGATGGATGCATTGAACAAATACGGTGCAGATGCGATCCGGTGGTATTTCTACAGCAACTCCGCTCCATGGCTTCCAAACCGTTTCCATGAAGATGCGGTTATCGAGTGCCAGAGAAAGTTCCTCGGAACCTTATGGAACACTTACGCATTCTATGTATTATATGCAAATATCGACAACTTCAATCCACTTGAGCATGAGCTGGATTACGAGAAGCTGTCACTGATGGATAAATGGTTATTATCAAAGCTGAACTCAACCGTAAAGGCTGTTGATGAGAACCTTGCAGCATACAAGATCCCTGAGACAACCAGAGTATTAGAGGAGTTCGTAGATGACCTTTCCAACTGGTATGTTCGTCGTGGACGTGAGAGATACTGGGCAAAGGGTATGGAGCAGGATAAGGTAAATGCCTACATGACACTGTATACAGCCCTTGTTACAATCTCCATGACAGCAGCTCCGATGATTCCGTTTATGGCAGAGGATATTTACCAGAATCTGGTAAGAAGCATTGATAAGGATGCTCCATTATCTGTTCATCTGTGCGAGTTCCCGAAGGTAGAGGAGAAGATGATCGACACAGATCTTGAAGCAGCTATGGATGAGATCTTAAAGATCGTTGTTCTTGGACGTGCAGCCAGAAATACTGCAAATATCAAGAACAGACAGCCGATCGGAACCATGTATGTAAAGGCAGCAAAAGAGCTGACAGAGGATGAGACAGCGATCGTCAAAGACGAGCTGAACATCAAGAACGTAGTATTTACAGAGGATATCGCAAGCTTCAGTTCTTACACATTCAAGCCGCAGCTTCGTACCGTAGGACCAAAGTACGGCAAGCAGTTAGGCGGAATCAAGGCATATCTGTCATCCGTTGACGGAAATGCAGCTATGGCAGAGCTGAAGGAAAAGGGTGCTCTGACATTTGACGTAAACGGCACAGAGGTATCTCTGGCAGAGGAAGATCTGCTGATCGATATCGCACAAACTGAAGGCTACGTTACAGAGGCAGACGGTGCGGTAACAGTTGTTATCGACACAAATCTGACAGAAGAACTCTTAGAGGAAGGATTTGTCAGAGAGATCGTATCCAAGATCCAGACCATGAGAAAGGAAGCCGGCTTCGAAGTAATGGACAAGATCACAGTCTATGCAGAGGGAAGCGACAAGGCAACCGGACTTATGAATGCAAATGCTGACAGCATCAAGTCAGACGTTATGGCAGATGCACTGGTAACCGGAAGTGTAGATGGCTATTCCAAGGAATGGAACATCAACGGCGAGAAGGTAACACTTGGTGTAAAGAAAAACGCATAA
- a CDS encoding sodium:alanine symporter family protein: MEKLNQIVSAVDSFVWGPVMLVLLVGTGIFLTIRTRFLPWRNLGYAIKSTLSKEARTKNRGTGDVSPFSALTTALAATIGTGNIVGVATAMVSGGPGALVWMWISALFGITSKFSECMLAIKYREVNAKGEISGGPMYTMKKALKHKRFGSVLGWLFAFFAVVASFGIGNMTQANSIASSMNETFHINPIIIGVILTILALMIIIGGIKSISKISAIVVPFMAIFYVLAGLIVIIGNISNVPEGLHEIFTMAFSMKSVSGGVLGTVVASMTNAMRFGVARGCFSNEAGMGSAAITAAAATTDNPVRQGYINMTGTFWDTIVVCTITGLVIASSGVIGKTSTTTEGSYAITSEAEDTLALTHEEKGKMVTTEYTVTYQDGTMTLSGGAEDIVLTPYADASDSEAFAKLQHQPDSLEAVYENGAITGAWTSGCNAYIFDEDGTYYYEEAYTGSALTIKAFETVLGKAGAWLVTIGIALFAFSTILGWEYHGEKAFEYLFHSHKYNMIYRIVFSLVVYIGATTSLDLAWNFSDIANALMAIPNLICLLLLSKEIATDMQEFQKVLAEEKAAKKRA; the protein is encoded by the coding sequence ATGGAAAAACTCAATCAGATTGTAAGTGCAGTTGATTCGTTTGTGTGGGGACCGGTGATGCTGGTGCTTCTCGTAGGAACCGGTATCTTTCTGACGATACGGACGCGATTCCTGCCGTGGAGGAATCTCGGATATGCGATCAAGAGCACACTTAGTAAAGAAGCAAGAACAAAGAACAGAGGAACCGGTGATGTATCCCCATTCTCGGCACTGACGACAGCGCTTGCCGCAACGATCGGAACCGGAAATATCGTAGGTGTGGCGACAGCAATGGTATCCGGTGGTCCGGGTGCTCTGGTCTGGATGTGGATCTCGGCGTTGTTCGGAATCACATCGAAATTCTCAGAATGTATGCTGGCAATCAAATACCGTGAGGTAAATGCCAAAGGAGAGATCTCCGGCGGCCCGATGTATACGATGAAGAAAGCATTGAAACACAAAAGATTCGGAAGTGTGCTCGGTTGGTTGTTTGCATTCTTTGCGGTTGTTGCATCCTTTGGTATCGGAAATATGACACAGGCGAACTCGATTGCATCCTCCATGAATGAGACCTTTCACATCAATCCGATCATTATCGGTGTAATCCTTACGATCCTTGCCTTAATGATCATTATCGGCGGTATCAAATCCATATCAAAGATTTCCGCGATCGTTGTTCCGTTTATGGCAATCTTCTATGTACTTGCAGGACTTATAGTAATTATCGGAAATATATCGAATGTGCCGGAAGGTCTGCATGAGATCTTCACAATGGCATTTTCCATGAAATCCGTATCCGGCGGTGTGCTTGGTACCGTAGTTGCATCTATGACAAATGCAATGCGGTTCGGTGTTGCCCGTGGTTGTTTCTCAAATGAAGCAGGTATGGGATCGGCAGCGATCACCGCAGCAGCAGCTACAACAGATAACCCGGTTCGTCAGGGATATATCAATATGACAGGAACCTTCTGGGATACGATCGTTGTATGTACGATTACCGGTTTGGTAATCGCAAGCTCCGGTGTGATCGGTAAAACATCGACAACGACGGAAGGCTCATATGCGATCACCTCTGAAGCCGAAGATACGCTGGCTCTGACACATGAAGAAAAAGGCAAGATGGTGACGACAGAATATACCGTTACATACCAAGATGGAACAATGACTTTGTCCGGTGGAGCAGAGGATATCGTTCTGACACCATATGCAGACGCTTCCGATAGTGAAGCATTTGCAAAGCTTCAGCATCAGCCGGACAGTCTGGAAGCAGTTTATGAGAATGGTGCGATCACAGGTGCATGGACCTCTGGCTGCAATGCTTATATTTTTGATGAAGATGGTACATATTATTATGAAGAAGCCTATACAGGATCGGCACTGACGATCAAAGCATTTGAGACAGTTCTGGGTAAGGCGGGAGCATGGCTGGTAACGATCGGTATTGCGTTATTTGCATTCTCGACGATCCTTGGCTGGGAGTATCATGGAGAGAAGGCCTTTGAATACCTGTTCCATTCCCACAAATACAACATGATCTATCGTATCGTATTCTCCCTTGTAGTATACATCGGTGCGACGACTTCACTGGATCTGGCATGGAACTTCTCGGATATCGCAAATGCACTGATGGCGATTCCAAACCTGATCTGCCTGCTTCTGTTAAGCAAAGAGATCGCAACGGATATGCAGGAATTCCAGAAAGTACTCGCAGAAGAAAAAGCAGCAAAGAAGCGTGCGTAA
- a CDS encoding GIY-YIG nuclease family protein: protein MSTTEEKHNYTYIVRCKDGTYYTGWTNNLEKRMKAHNEGRGGAKYTRSRRPVVLVYYEESETPEEAMSREWHIKQMSRSRKEELIRNFQPDSIQKP, encoded by the coding sequence ATGAGTACGACAGAAGAAAAACACAACTATACTTACATAGTCCGGTGTAAGGACGGAACGTATTACACTGGATGGACGAATAATCTGGAAAAGCGGATGAAAGCACATAATGAAGGACGAGGGGGCGCCAAGTATACCAGAAGCCGGCGCCCTGTTGTCCTTGTTTATTATGAGGAATCAGAGACGCCAGAGGAAGCAATGAGCAGAGAGTGGCACATCAAGCAGATGAGTCGGAGCCGAAAAGAAGAATTAATCAGAAATTTTCAACCAGATAGTATACAGAAGCCATGA
- a CDS encoding flavin reductase family protein yields the protein MGRQLWKPGNMLYPVPAVMVTCKREGGQPNIITIAWAGTVCSSPAMVSISVRPERYSYDIIKASGEFVINLVTEKLTFATDYCGVKSGRDIDKFKATGLHTCPGLTVATPGIAESPVNIECKVKEVIPLGSHHMFLAEVTGVQVDEAYMNENGKFELNQLGLVAYSHGEYFKLGKKLGKFGYSVRKK from the coding sequence ATGGGAAGACAATTATGGAAACCGGGGAATATGCTGTACCCGGTACCGGCAGTTATGGTAACATGTAAGCGAGAAGGCGGACAACCGAATATTATTACGATCGCATGGGCGGGGACAGTTTGCAGTTCTCCGGCGATGGTTTCAATATCTGTTAGACCGGAACGCTATTCTTATGATATTATAAAAGCTAGTGGAGAATTTGTGATCAATCTGGTGACTGAGAAGCTGACATTTGCGACCGATTATTGCGGCGTAAAGAGTGGGCGCGATATTGACAAATTCAAAGCAACAGGACTTCATACCTGTCCGGGACTTACAGTTGCCACACCGGGTATCGCGGAGAGTCCGGTCAATATCGAATGTAAGGTAAAAGAAGTGATCCCGCTTGGAAGTCATCATATGTTCCTGGCGGAGGTGACCGGCGTACAGGTGGATGAAGCATACATGAATGAAAACGGCAAATTCGAGCTTAACCAGCTTGGACTGGTAGCATATTCCCATGGAGAATACTTTAAACTTGGAAAGAAACTGGGAAAATTCGGATATTCAGTGAGGAAGAAATAA